CTTTTACGAGTCTGTAGCCGAAGATTCAAATCAAGCTGGTGAGCCATTAGCAGAGTTCACAGCAACTACAGATGAGGATGCTCCTGCGTTCCCCGCTTTTGATGAAGAGAATATCCCTGAGGATATGTCTGTCGATTTAGGCTACGGCATCAACGGTATACTCGAAGGAGCAGCAGGAAGTACTTATCTTCAATGGAAGGAAGGCAGATGGGTTCTACAGATTAAAGCGGTGTCTGCTGATAATCGCGATTTACAGGTAGACGGCAAAAAGATGGTAAAATACTTAGAGGAACACGCTCTGCCTGCTCCTCATGATGAAGGCATGGTAGAGGTAAGCTATCCAAAAGGTGAAAATAATGCTGAGATTCGGATAATATGGGAGGATGACTCCACTTTATACACTCTTGCAACAACAGGGGATCCTGTTGTTGCATTGAAGATGGCTGTTTCGGTTAAATAGCAAAAAAATCCGCTGCTAGTACAGCGGATTTTTTTATATCTTCACTTTCATTTGTGTGCAATCGTCACATTGCATCATATTTTTGACGATGTCTTTGTTTCGTTCTTTAAAGACTTCATTATGAGAAGAAACCATCGCACTAGTGTTGGCGTCTGGCTGAATGAACAGCTTTGCCTTATTTACCGCATTGGCTGCATCTTGAAAAGCACCTGCAATCAGGTGAACCTTTCCATCATGCTTCAGAATGTCTCCGGCAGCATACAATCCTTCAACAGATGTTTCACTGTTGGCATTGCCGGCAATATAAAAATCATCCAACATTTTGATTTCCAGATCACTGTTCTTTAATAATGAGGAATCCATTTCATAGCCATGGTTAATGACAACCTCGTCAACATCAAGCAAACCGACTTCGTCTGTCTGATTATTTGTGACTTCTACCGAATCAATCGTATCATGACCATCCTTTGCGATAAGCTTTGTAATCGATGTGTGGAAAAGACATTCTACCTTACTTTCCATAAGCTGTGTAGCTTTAGCTTCATGTCCTTTAAAGCTGTCTTTTCTGCAAGTTATATATACCTTTTTAGCGATTGGCTCTAATTCAAGGGCCCAATCTATTGCTGAATTGCCTCCGCCTGAAATAATGACTGTTTTATCTCTGAATTGCATGAGAGATTTAACTGTATAATTCAAGTTGGAAACCTCAAATCTTTCAGCACCTTCAATTTTTATTTTTTGTGGAGTAAGTATTCCGCTGCCGACAGCAACAATAACCGTTTTTGAATAATGCTGCTCACCATTAGCTGACTCTAATATAAAACATCCCTCAGCATTTTTGCTTATAGATGTAATTTTTGTATTTAATGCGACTTCCGGATTAAACGTAAGCCCTTGTTGTACTAGCTGTTCTCTTAGCTTTTCTCCTGGAAGCGGTGTAACGCCGCCTACATCCCAGATCATCTTTTCAGGATAAAGATGAAGTTTGCCTCCAAGATGGGGCAAAAATTCAATAATTTTTGTCTTCATTTCTCTTAAACCACTATAAAAAGCAGAGTAAAGTCCTGCTGGTCCACCACCAATAATCGTCACATCGAATATTTCCGTATTTTCCATATTACTTCACTCCTATGGTTTGGAATTAAATTGATTCTCATTCTCATTTAGTATCATAACCCGTTTTTAAAATTTTTACAATGGATTATTGACAGAAATATGAAACGATAATAAGATTTACTTGTTCAAAATGATTATCATTCTCATTTATTTAATAATAGAAAATCATAGGAGGATAATGATGGGGCGACTATATACCGAGGATATAAGCATCAGCTATGGCGAACGGCTAATAGTTAAAAACCTTGATGTTGTTATACCAGATGGAAAAATCACGACAATTATTGGATCTAATGGCTGTGGAAAATCAACATTATTAAAAGCAATGACGCGGATTATCCCGCACCAGTCTGGTTCTGTCCTGTTGGATGGCAAGCACATAAGCAAAATACATACGAAACAGCTTGCAAAGGAAATGGCTATACTTCCTCAAACACCGGAAAGTGTTGCAGGATTAACAGTAGGGGAGCTAGTGTCATACGGGCGTTTCCCTCATCAGAAAGGATTCGGAAAACTATCACAGCATGATATCGAGGCCATTGATTGGGCGTTAGAGTCGACCAATACAAAGGAATTCAAGGACAGATCTGTAGATGCCTTGTCAGGCGGTCAAAGACAGCGTGCATGGATTGCAATGGCACTTGCCCAAGAAACAGATATTATCTTTCTTGATGAACCGACAACTTATTTAGATATGGCACATCAATTAGAAGTGCTCGAATTGCTCCAGAAGCTTAATGAAGAACAAGGCAGAACAATCGTGATGGTTCTTCATGACTTAAACCAAGCCGCGAGATTTGCTGACTATATTATAGCAATGAAAGACGGTGAGGTAGTTAAAGCTGGCAGCCCGCAGGAAATCCTTACAAAAGATATTTTACGAAAAGTTTTTCAAATTGATGCGGAAATAGGGGAAGACCCTCGCACGAAAAAGCCGATATGCTTAACATACCACCTCATAAAAGGAGACAAGAAACATGAAGAAGTCGTTATTGCCAATGATTCTAATCTTATTGCTAGTTATTAGTGCCTGTGGAAATAAGGCATCAGAAACGAACGGCAATACAGAAGATACAGACAAAAAATCTGGAACTATTACTTACCAGTCTGAAAATGGACCTGTTGAAGTACCTGCAGATCCACAGCGCGTTGTCGTATTATCCACCTTCACTGGTAACGTTATGGCACTTGGAGTAAACGTAGTCGGTGTTGATTCCTGGTCAAAGCAAAACCCAAGATTTGATTCAGAGTTGAAAGACGTAGAAGAAGTAACAGATGAAAATCTCGAGAAAATAATTGAATTAAAGCCAGATTTAATCATCGGATTATCAACTATTAAAAATGTAGACAAGTTAAATGAAATCGCTCCAACTGTCACATTTACTTATGGCAAGGCAGACTATTTAACACAGCATCTTGAAATTGGAAAGCTTCTTAATAAAGAAAAAGAAGCACAAGTTTGGGTTGATGACTTTAAACAGCGTGCAGATGCAGCTGGTAAAGAAATCAAAGCAAAAATAGGGGAAGATGCAACAGTAACTGTCATCGAAAACTTTAATAAGCAAATGTATGTATTCGGCAACAACTGGGGTCGCGGAACTGAAATACTCTATCAAGCAATGAAGCTGAACATGCCCGAAAAGGTGAAAGAAATGGCACTTGCAGACGGATACTATGCATTATCTTCAGAAGTGCTGCCTGAGTATGTAGGAGATTACTTGATTATCAGTGAATATGCAGATCAAGATAACTCTTATCAAGAAACAGAAGCATACAAAAATATACCAGCAGTAAAAAATAACCATGTATTTAAAGCAAATGCAAATGAATTCTACTTTAATGATCCTGTGACGCTTGATTATCAACTGGAATTCTTTAAAGAGCATTTTCTAGGCAACTAACTACTAGGATTGCATGCTGTGCACGTTTGTGCGCAGCATGTTTTTATACAAATCTAAACAGAAAAGATGATATAAAATGACTAATTCTATTTCGTTTGTATGGAAATTATTAATAGGTATCTCTCTTTTGATTGCTGCATTTATCATCTCCATGATCTTCGGAGCTGCCGATACATCATTAAAGGACTTATGGCTCGCCATCACTTCTGAACACCAAAATCAAAACAGCAATATACTGCGGGAAATCCGTCTTCCTAGAGAGGTTGCTGCAATTGCAGTGGGATCTGCTTTAGCCGTTTCTGGTGCTATCATGCAAGGCATAACAAAAAACCCGCTTGCTGATCCTGGTTTGCTAGGATTGACTGCAGGTGCAAATTTCGCCTTAGCTTTATCTTTAGCACTTATCCCGTCATTAAACTATTTCAGTATAATGTTAATCTGTTTTGTTGGTGCCGCTATTGGCATGGTTTTAGTAGTTGGAATCGGGATGATGCGAAAAGGAGGAAACTCTCCGCTTAAGCTTGTGTTGGCAGGATCAGCTGTAACAGCATTCCTTACTGCCATCGCTGAAGGAATCAGCCTGTTTTTTCACATCAATAAAAATGTGTCGATGTGGACTTCTGGTGGTCTGATTGGCACATCATGGGGACAGCTTAAGATTATTCTTCCTGCCATCCTTATTGGCATCGCTGTTGCCTTCTTTTTATCCAGGCAGCTTACTATCTTAAGCTTAAGTGAAGATGTAGCAGTCGGGCTTGGGCAAAAGACAGCCTTGGTTAAGGGACTGCTTTTTATTGTTATTATTATTCTGGCAGGAGCCGCTGTCGCACTTGTTGGAAATATGGCGTTTATTGGGCTGATGGTTCCACATATGGTCCGCTGGGCTGTAGGAACAGATTATCGCTTTCTTCTCCCTATTACAGCCATTGCAGGTGGAATTTTTATGCTGATGGCTGACACTGTTGCAAGGACAATGAATGCTCCATATGAAACACCTGTAGCAGCAATAATCAGTATTTTAGGTCTGCCTTTCTTTTTATTCATTGTTAAAAAAGGAGGAAGTAAATTCGCATGATATCCTCTGCATTGCTGAAAAAACAAAAACTAGTTATCACCGTGCTTGCAGCACTCATATTTTTGACTATTGGAATCTCCTTAAGTATCGGGTACGCCTCCTTCGGTCTGTCACGGCTTCTGCCGACACTGTTTGGAAATGGCACATTCTCAGAGGAATTTATTTTATATTCTGTTCGCTTGCCAAGAATTATTGTTACCTTGCTTGCAGGGGTTGCCCTCTCTCTTTCTGGAGCAATTCTGCAGGGCATCACAAGAAATGATTTAGCAGATCCAGGCATTATTGGCATTAACGCAGGCGCCGGTGTTGCTGTTGCAATCTTTTTCCTGTTTTTCCCGATTGACGCTGGATCATTTGTTTATATGATTCCAGTTTGTGCATTTGCCGGTGCTGTTGCGTCCGCCCTGCTTATCTATTTCTTTTCATACGATAAAGGCCTCGGTTTCCAGCCAACTCGTCTTGTACTAGTTGGGGTAGGCTTTTCTATGGCTTTATCAGGAATCATGGTTGTGCTGATTTCTTCTGCTGAAAGAGAAAAAGTAGAGTTCATTTCAAAATGGCTGGCAGGCAATGTTTGGGGAACAGACTGGCCGTATATTTTGGCTATGCTTCCTTGGCTGATTGTATTTATTCCTTTTACTTTATACAAAGCGAATAAGCTCGATGTTCTGACCTTCAGCGAGCCTGTTGCTGTCGGTATTGGCGCATCGGTTCAGAAGGAGAGAATAGTTCTGGCAATAGCTGCGGTCGCTCTGGCTGCTGCTGCTGTTTCCGCAACAGGAAGCATCTCCTTTATAGGATTAATGGGACCTCATATTGCGAAAGCATTAGTCGGCCCAAGGCATAAAATGTATTTACCTGTTGCACTGCTGATCGGGGGGCTTTTCCTTCTGGCTGCGGACACAATTGGCAAAAACATACTTGATCCTGACGGAGTCCCAGCTGGAATCATGGCTGCCATTATTGGCGCGCCTTACTTCATGTATTTGCTGTTCAAGAAAAAATAAGTATATCAATATAATAAAATATTTTCCTTGACTATTTAGATTTTTCCAATTAATCTAGTATACAGATATTTCAAAAACAAAAATAAAAATTTCATTTCTTATCGAGAGAGGTGGAGGGACTGGCCCTTTGATACCTCAGCAACAGATTCTGCTTAGAATACTGTGCTAATTCCAGAAGCGCAACGCTTGAAGATAAGAAGAGCCAATGTGAATGTTCGCCTCTTCTTATTTACAAGAAGAGGCTTTTTGTGTGTTTTAGGCTTATCTTCTTTCATTCCAAATAAAATAACGAAAGCAGGAGTTAATCATGACAAAAATAGTAAACCAAGGTCCATTCAGAGCAGATCACGTTGGCAGCTTATTGCGGCCTGAAAGCTTGCATAAAGCTAGAAAAGAATTTAAAGAAGGCATTATTACAAAAGATGAGCTTCGAGCTGTGGAAACAGCAGAGATTAAGAGAATTGTTGATAAACAAATCGAGATTGGCTTAAAAGCCGTGACAGACGGAGAATTTAGACGCACATGGTGGCATCTTGACTTCCTTGAGCATTTGGATGGAATCGAAGGCTATGTGCCAGAAAGCGGTTATAAATTTGATGGCGTGGAAACAGAAAAATATAATATCCGCAATAACGGCAAGATTGCTTTCAATCCAAATCACCCATTCATTGAAGATTTTAAAGTGTTTAAAGACATCGTCGGAGATCGCGCTGTTGCGAAACAAACCATCCCTAGTCCGAACCAGCTTTTTTACAGCACTATTAGAAATGAAGCTATTTATCCAAACTTAGAAGACTTCACAAAAGACGTAATCCAAACTTACCGTGACGCTATTAAAGCTTTCTATGATGCTGGTGTGCGTTATTTACAATTAGACGATGTTTATATTGCAAGACTTTCTTCGCCAGAGCATACCTTTAATGACGGAGAGTACAGCAGGGAGCATTGGATTGAGTTAGCATTGTATGTCATTAACAGCATATTGGAAGATAAACCAGAGGATCTTGTTGTTACAACCCACTTGTGTAGAGGAAACTACCAATCAACTTGGGCTTTCGAAGGAAGCTATTCTTTAATTGCACCGACTTTGCTTGCAAAAGAGAAGGTTGATGGCTTCTTCCTTGAATATGATGATGAACGCTCAGGTGACTTCAAACCGCTTGAACATATTCCTCATGAAGGAGCAAAGGTTGTTTTAGGAGTTGTGACATCTAAGTTTGGCGAATTAGAAAAGAAAGAAACATTAAAAGCCCGCATTCTTGATGCGGCAAATCACCTGCCTTTAGAGCAGCTATGCTTAAGTCCACAGTGCGGCTTTGCGTCGACACACCACGGCAATAAACTGACAGAAGAGCAGCAGTGGGAAAAGCTGCGGTTAGTAGTCGAAGTTGCCGAGGAATTATGGGAAGCTAAAGAACCAGTAACTAAATAATAAAACGGGCACTTTATTTGTCTTCCTGCTTGTTTATATCTATATTCCCATAAAAAAGGAAAGGGCAATTTGCTGCCCTTTCCTTTTCTTACGGATTTTTTACAAGCGGGAACTGAATTTTAACTATCGTTCCTTCCCCTTTTTTGCTTTCAATGTTGATTTTTCCGTTATACTTTTCGACAATATTGAAGCATATCATCATTCCCAAACCGGTTCCTTTGCTTTTCAAGGAATAAAACGGTGTCCCTAATGATTGGACTTCCTCCTCTGACATACCGCAGCCATGGTCTGTCACTTTTATTTCCACCATATCCTTTTGCAGCTCTGTTTCAATAAAGATTGGCTCACCATACGGCGATGCCTCCATT
This DNA window, taken from Niallia sp. Man26, encodes the following:
- a CDS encoding NAD(P)/FAD-dependent oxidoreductase — encoded protein: MENTEIFDVTIIGGGPAGLYSAFYSGLREMKTKIIEFLPHLGGKLHLYPEKMIWDVGGVTPLPGEKLREQLVQQGLTFNPEVALNTKITSISKNAEGCFILESANGEQHYSKTVIVAVGSGILTPQKIKIEGAERFEVSNLNYTVKSLMQFRDKTVIISGGGNSAIDWALELEPIAKKVYITCRKDSFKGHEAKATQLMESKVECLFHTSITKLIAKDGHDTIDSVEVTNNQTDEVGLLDVDEVVINHGYEMDSSLLKNSDLEIKMLDDFYIAGNANSETSVEGLYAAGDILKHDGKVHLIAGAFQDAANAVNKAKLFIQPDANTSAMVSSHNEVFKERNKDIVKNMMQCDDCTQMKVKI
- a CDS encoding ABC transporter ATP-binding protein — protein: MGRLYTEDISISYGERLIVKNLDVVIPDGKITTIIGSNGCGKSTLLKAMTRIIPHQSGSVLLDGKHISKIHTKQLAKEMAILPQTPESVAGLTVGELVSYGRFPHQKGFGKLSQHDIEAIDWALESTNTKEFKDRSVDALSGGQRQRAWIAMALAQETDIIFLDEPTTYLDMAHQLEVLELLQKLNEEQGRTIVMVLHDLNQAARFADYIIAMKDGEVVKAGSPQEILTKDILRKVFQIDAEIGEDPRTKKPICLTYHLIKGDKKHEEVVIANDSNLIASY
- a CDS encoding iron-hydroxamate ABC transporter substrate-binding protein, which encodes MKKSLLPMILILLLVISACGNKASETNGNTEDTDKKSGTITYQSENGPVEVPADPQRVVVLSTFTGNVMALGVNVVGVDSWSKQNPRFDSELKDVEEVTDENLEKIIELKPDLIIGLSTIKNVDKLNEIAPTVTFTYGKADYLTQHLEIGKLLNKEKEAQVWVDDFKQRADAAGKEIKAKIGEDATVTVIENFNKQMYVFGNNWGRGTEILYQAMKLNMPEKVKEMALADGYYALSSEVLPEYVGDYLIISEYADQDNSYQETEAYKNIPAVKNNHVFKANANEFYFNDPVTLDYQLEFFKEHFLGN
- a CDS encoding iron ABC transporter permease yields the protein MTNSISFVWKLLIGISLLIAAFIISMIFGAADTSLKDLWLAITSEHQNQNSNILREIRLPREVAAIAVGSALAVSGAIMQGITKNPLADPGLLGLTAGANFALALSLALIPSLNYFSIMLICFVGAAIGMVLVVGIGMMRKGGNSPLKLVLAGSAVTAFLTAIAEGISLFFHINKNVSMWTSGGLIGTSWGQLKIILPAILIGIAVAFFLSRQLTILSLSEDVAVGLGQKTALVKGLLFIVIIILAGAAVALVGNMAFIGLMVPHMVRWAVGTDYRFLLPITAIAGGIFMLMADTVARTMNAPYETPVAAIISILGLPFFLFIVKKGGSKFA
- a CDS encoding iron ABC transporter permease translates to MISSALLKKQKLVITVLAALIFLTIGISLSIGYASFGLSRLLPTLFGNGTFSEEFILYSVRLPRIIVTLLAGVALSLSGAILQGITRNDLADPGIIGINAGAGVAVAIFFLFFPIDAGSFVYMIPVCAFAGAVASALLIYFFSYDKGLGFQPTRLVLVGVGFSMALSGIMVVLISSAEREKVEFISKWLAGNVWGTDWPYILAMLPWLIVFIPFTLYKANKLDVLTFSEPVAVGIGASVQKERIVLAIAAVALAAAAVSATGSISFIGLMGPHIAKALVGPRHKMYLPVALLIGGLFLLAADTIGKNILDPDGVPAGIMAAIIGAPYFMYLLFKKK
- a CDS encoding 5-methyltetrahydropteroyltriglutamate--homocysteine S-methyltransferase; amino-acid sequence: MTKIVNQGPFRADHVGSLLRPESLHKARKEFKEGIITKDELRAVETAEIKRIVDKQIEIGLKAVTDGEFRRTWWHLDFLEHLDGIEGYVPESGYKFDGVETEKYNIRNNGKIAFNPNHPFIEDFKVFKDIVGDRAVAKQTIPSPNQLFYSTIRNEAIYPNLEDFTKDVIQTYRDAIKAFYDAGVRYLQLDDVYIARLSSPEHTFNDGEYSREHWIELALYVINSILEDKPEDLVVTTHLCRGNYQSTWAFEGSYSLIAPTLLAKEKVDGFFLEYDDERSGDFKPLEHIPHEGAKVVLGVVTSKFGELEKKETLKARILDAANHLPLEQLCLSPQCGFASTHHGNKLTEEQQWEKLRLVVEVAEELWEAKEPVTK